In the genome of Terriglobia bacterium, the window TACGGCCCTGACGGTGGGCGCTTTTGTGCGCCAGGATCGCTATCACTATTATCCGAGCGCGGATGTCTTCTCGGACCTGCCCGCGACGCTCGCTCAAAGCAGGCATCTCACCAACCTCGGAGTGCGTTCCGATCTCAGTTACGTGAAGGGTGCGCACAACATTAAGGTGGGTGTGCAATTTCAACACTGGTTACTGAACGAGAAGTTCAGTTTGGGCCTCACAGATCCGAGGTTCAACGCACCCTGCCTGCTTCCCTCAGGCGGGGCGGACTCGAATCCAACCCCGGTCGATCCCACCCGATGTTCGACGGTTAACCCGGGGGACACTACAAATGACGGTTTCTTGCCGGGGCTCCTGCCATTCGACTTGTCTCGCGCCGGCAGCCTGCTAAACTTCAACGACCACACGGACATCAAAGAAACTTCCCTGTATGTTCAGGACGCAATTACCGTCAGGAACTGGACCTTCAACCTGGGCCTCCGCGGCGACTTTTACCGCGGACTGAGCAGCGCCTCGGCGCCGGAGCCACGCCTTGCCCTCGCTTACAACATCAAAAAAACCAACACACTGCTGCGCCTGGGCTATGGGCGGGCCATTGTCACTCCGTACAACGAGAACCTGCTGCTTTCCGGTTCGACGGGAATTGGTGGATTGGGTGGCCCCGGGGGTGGCGCAATACCCCCCAAGCCGGGTTATCGCAATCTGCTTAGCGCGGGGATCGAGCAGGCGTTCGGAAAACACCTCGTCGTGGCAGCGGATTATTATTGGAAATACACCACTCCCGACTATGACTTTGGCGTCTTATTCAGCACACCCCTGACCTTCCCCGTTCAGTGGGCAAAATCGAAGATTGATGGAGTCGCCGTGCGCGTGAGCATGCCGAACTTCCACGGATTTTCATTGGTGACCGTCCTCGGAACCTCGCGTGACCGGTTCTTTCCACCGGGAGTCGGGGGTCTGATTTTCAACGAACCACCCCCGCCAGGCGTTTTTCGTATTGACCACGACCAGGCGTTCCAGCAGAGCACACACGTCCAGTACCAATGGAAGGGTACCGGCCCTTGGATCGGGTTCAATTGGCGATACGACAGCGGCCTGGTGGCCGGCGCCGTTCCCTTTGCCACGGATACGACCACTCCGGTCGACCTCACCGCCCTGACACCAGACCAGCAGATTCAGGCGGGACTTTTCTGCGGAAATGTGTTCCCGACGCTGGCCGCGCCGTTGACAAGCTGCGCGCCGTCCGCATACGGATCGACCCAAATCAACATCCCAGCCCCAGGCACCCAGGATGACGACCGCAATCCAGCTCGCATCAAAGGGCGGAACCTGTTTGACGTGGCACTAGGCGTTGACAACCTCTTTCACGGTGACCGGCACAAATGGAGTTTGCGCTTTACGGTGATCAACCTGATGAATAAGACCGCACTGTACAACTACTTGTCTACCTTCAGCGGCACACACTTCGTCACGCCGCGCACCGAAGCGCTCGAACTGGGCTTTCACTTTTAGACCGCGGTAGTGGAGAGAGGTACCTGACGCGGAATCATGGGAAAAATGGGGACTGCCGCTACCAGGCGTGGTCCCCCTTTTTGACCGTTTATTTCTCATACGACGAAGGCTCTGTGGCCCACAGACAAGATGGCCACTTTCTTAGGACACCCTACAATCGAACAGCCCCGTATCAATCGCGTGCCTGTGGTGTATCCCTCCTTCACGGCATAATTCGAGTGTTTGAGGAGCACGGAGGTCACTCGGCGGCCCTCCCATGAAGGTGAAACATGAGGCGGTGAGAGCCCGGCTATTGAATCGCTGTCAACCGGCCCGTATTCTTGAATCTCGGTACTTTGTGACAACGTCAAACAGCTTTGATAAAATGGACGAATGGCGAGTAAACGCTTGAAGCACCGATCTCCTAAGCGGGTTACTTCCTGTTTTCTGTTGTTGATGCAGCTCAATCTGCTTTGTGTCATTACGCTGCATCGCCATGAAATGGAGGGATGGGTTCCTCCAACGACCGCTGTTCATGAACTCGGCCGACGATCGCATTCCCCTGTTCCGAGCACTCTTCTCTGCATGACTTGTCGGGCCGCCCGGCATCTCGCTGCCGGTCCCCCGGCCTACTTTTCCGCTCCCGAGCCTGCCCCGGCAATCTCCTTGTCGCTTGCGTCTTCACCCGGTGGCTTCCATTCCCACGCCCCGGCTGTCACGCGTGGACGCGCACCTCCGTTCTGCTAGTCGGTCCTTTTTCACTACTTTAAAGTAGTGACACGGCGCACCCGTGGGAATTCCACCTCACAATTCTATAAGTACTACTTGGAGGGTGTCATGCGACTACTGAAGGTTTTCGCCTGCTTGGCCTTGCTCACCTCGACAATGCTCTGGGCGCAATCCAAAGACGACATCCAAGAACGGCTGAAGGCCAACGAAGAGCGAATCAAGGCCTTGGAGTCAGAGATCAAAGACCTCAAGGCCATCCTGGCCGCGGTGGCCCGAAACGTCCCGACGGCGCCCGTGCTGCAAGGAGTTGAGCCGCAGGCGCCCCCGCCGGCTCAGTTACCACCGACTCCCCAGACTATTCCGACCACGCCTACCCTGTCCGGAGAATCTGCTGGCCAGATTCCCGTCTATGGAGGTTCCAGCGCCGCTGCAAAGGCACTGAACCCCGACATCAGTGTGATTGGGGATTTCCTCGGTTCCATCGGCAGGAATCCCTTGAACCCCGTTCCCACACTGGAGATGCACGAATCCGAGGTGGGGTTTCAGGCCATCGTCGATCCCTACGCGCGTGCCGATTTCTTCCTTTCCTTCGGCGAGGAAGGTGTGAACCTCGAAGAAGGATTCTTAACCTTCACCTCACTGCCAGCAGGACTGGTCGTCAGAGCCGGTAAGATGCGTGCGGCTTTCGGCAAGGTGAATACCTTGCACAACCACGTCTTGCCCTGGACTGATCGGCCTCTAGTCACCGGGAGCCTTGTGGGAGGTGAAGATGGAATCAACGACGCGGGCCTTTCTGTGACCCGGATCCTTCCCGCACCCAGGGATATTCTTCTGGAAGGAACATTGCAGGTCTTCCGCGGGGATTCCGCTGATGTCTTCAAATCCAGCCGAAATCGGGATGTCAGTCTGGTGGGACACCTTCGAGGGTACCGCGACCTGACCGAATCCACAAACTTGGATCTGGGATTGTCTTATGCCCGGGGTCACAATGAGTTGGGTAGTGGATTTCTCACCCAACTTTACGGAATGGACGCCACTGTGCACTGGAAGCCATTGCGACGGGCCATCTATCATTCCTTCGTGGGACGCACTGAACTCATTTGGAGCCAGCGGCAACAGACAGGAAACGTCCAGCGAGCCTTTGGCCTTTACACTTCCGGCGACTATCAACTTGCAAGGCGATGGTTTATCGGCGGACGTTATGATCGCTCCGCCCGGTCAAACAATGCGAATCTGATTGACAGCGGGTTTTCAACCATCCTGACCTACTGGCCCAGTGAGTTCAGTCAAATCCGCGGACAATATCGGTTTGCCCATTATGCCGAAGGCCGCGACGGGAATGAGTTACGTTTTCAACTTCAATTTTCTCTTGGGGCGCATGGCGCCCACCCATTCTAGGAGACCCCATGATCCAACGAATCAATCAGTTCCTCCCCGTATTCTTGATGCTTATGGTAGCGGCAGCGCTATCAATGCTCCTTTCCTCACCGGCGAAAGCCGCGGCAAAACTGAAGGTCGTCACAGCGACGACAGACATGGCGGTGCTTGCGGAAGAGGTGGGGGGCGACCACATTGAAGTGGAATCGATTGCCCGCGGATATCAGGATCCGCACTACGTGGAGGCCAAGCCCAGCTTCCTGTTGAAACTGCGCAAGGCCGACTTGCTCATCGTGGTGGGACTTCAACTGGAAATCGGCTGGCTGCCGCCGCTCATCACGCAGTCGGGCAACCCCCGCATTCAAGTCGGAGCCCCTGGCTACCTGGATGCTTCCCAGTTCGCGGAAATCCTGGAGATTCCCACGGGCACGGTCACGCGGGCCATGGGCGATGTGCATCCCCTGGGGAATCCGCACTACTGGCTCGAACCGGAAAACGGCCGCCGCATCGCCCGCGGAATTCAACAGAGGCTGGCGGAAATAAGACCTGAAGACAAGGTTTTTTTCGAGCAACGCTTCCAGTCCTTCAGCCAGCGCCTCACCGTGGCGGAGAAGAACTGGGACGATCAAATGAGGCCATTTCGCGGGCGCAAAGTGATCACCTATCACCGCTCCTGGCCCAACTTCACGAAGCGGTTCGGCCTGAACGTGGTCAACTTTGTGGAGCCGCGGCCGGGTATCCCGCCCAGCCCCGGCCACACGCTGGACCTGATTGGAATGATGCGCCGCGAGAGCGTGAAGGTGATTATGGTGGAACCGTACTTCGATCTAAAGACGCCCAACAGTATCGCGAGCCAGACCGGAGCCCAGGTGGTCGTCCTGTTGCCATCGGTGGGAGGTGAGAAGGAGGTGACCGATTACTTCAAACTTTTCGATTACGATGTGGCATTGCTTACGAAAGCGTTTAAGGCGGCCCAATAGGACTCTATCGAGGAGGTCCAATGGAGATTCTTCCATTTTTGTTAATGCCGTTTCTGGCGAGTTTGATTTTGACAGGCATCCATGCTTATCTGGGCGTGCACGTCGTCGAGCGCGGGGTCATCTTCGTTGACCTCGCCTTGGCCCAGATTGCAGCGCTTGGGGCCATAGTGGCCATCCTCATGGGAATGGACCCTCATGGAACGGGGGCGTACTGGCTCAGCCTGGCTTTCACGTTTCTGGGGGCAATTGTCTTTTCGCTTCTTCGGGTTCGACATGCGCGCATCCCCCAGGAAGCCATCATCGGGATTGCTTATGCTGTCGCCTCTGCTGCGGCTATCCTGGCCATGAGCAAGGCCACCGGAGAGACTGAGCACCTTAAGGACATGCTCGTCGGGAATATTCTGGCGGTTTCGGGTCGGGAGGTCGGCAAGACCGCGCTGCTCTATGGAGCGATCGGTTTATTCCACTTTGTCTTCCGGAAGAAGTTCCTGCTGATTTCGATTAATCTTGCAGCTGCAGAAGCTCAAGGCATTTCAACTCGCTTCTGGGATTTTCTGTTCTACGCCTCCTTCGGATTCGTTGTCACTTCCTCTGTGGCCATTGCAGGGGTATTGCTGGTTTTCTGTTATCTGATCGTGCCCTCTGTCGGAGCCATGTTGTTCGCAGACCGGATCGGCCGCCGGTTGGCCATTGGGTGGACAATGGGGACGCTGGTTTCTGCACTTGGAGTGTATTTCTCGGTCGAACTCGATCTGCCGACGGGGGCCACAATCGTCTGCACCTTCGGAGGAGTTCTCGCATTCATGTTCTTGCTGCATTTTCTGTTCCACCGCCAACGCGCGGCGGGAGAGATCCAGCAGGTCATCTCGCAGGTTAAGACCACGACACCATCCGATCGTTAAAGAGGAGATTTCAACCGAGACCTGACTTTGTCGAATTGGCGAGAGTCTCGATTTTCTGATTGCTCCTGTCGCCCCAGCTCCACTTCACCTCGGCACAACGGAGGAACGAGGGGAGCCGATCATCTCATAGTCATTTCACCGCAATTCGGGCTGTCTTAATGTTTCATTCGAATCGGCGCTCTCTCCCGCCCGTGCAGTGGCCAATATCCAATGGTATAATGCAGATCCAATCGAATTCACACAGAATTCCTCAGTCGTAAAGGAGCCTCTTATGAGCGCAGCTTCGGTCCCAGCAATTCAAGCCCAGCGACTCTTCATCGCCGGTGAGTGGCGCGATGGCGCGGCAGGAAAGACCTTCGAGACGACCAATCCGGCCACCGAAGAAGTCATCACGACCATCGCCTCGGCTGAAGTAGAGGACGTCGACGCGGCGGTGGCGGCGGCTCGGCGGGCCTTCGACGAGCGAGGAAATGCCTGGAAGAAGATGAGCGCCGCGGATCGAGGCAAGTTGCTTTGGAAGATGGCCGACCTGATTGAGAAAAACATTGACGAGTTTGCGCGGCTCGAGACGCTGGATAACGGCAAACCCATCTTTGAGTCGCGCTATGTGGATATGCCGATGGTGGTTGAGGTGTTTCAATATTACGCCGGGTCGGCGACGAAGATTCTCGGTGAGACGATTCCCGCAAAGGGCAACTATTTCAATTACACCTTGCGGGAACCCGTAGGAGTAGTGGCGGCGATCACTCCCTGGAATTTTCCGCTTCTTCTGGCGAGCTGGAAGATTGCGCCGGCCCTGGCCGCGGGCAACACGGTCATTCATAAGCCCGCTTCGCTGACACCCCTCACAGCACTCAAGCTGGCGGCCGTGGCGCAGGAAGCCGGCGTTCCTCCCGGCGTGTTCAACGTGATCACCGGCAAGGGCGCGACCGTGGGGGATGCCCTGGTCGAGCACAAGGGGGTGGACAAGATCGCTTTTACAGGCTCCACTGAAGTCGGCCGCGAGGTCATGCGAAAAGCGGCCGGTACAGTGAAAAAAGTCTCGCTGGAACTTGGCGGAAAATCGCCCAATATCGTCTTCGCTGACGCAGATCTGGATGCCGCCGCCCGGGGTGCTTACCTGGGAATATTTTATGGGAAAGGTGAAGTGTGTGCCGCCGGCTCCCGCCTCTTCGTCGAGGAGTCGGTCCATGATCAGTTGATGGAGAAGCTCATCGCCCGGACCAGGAAGTTGCAGCCGGCCGATCCCCTCGACCCCAAAACTCGGTTGGGGGCCCTGGTCAGCGAGGGTCAGCTCCGCTCGGTCATGCGTTATATCGAATTGGGAAAAAATGAAGGGGGACGCCTGGTGACCGGCGGCGAACGGGCACAGGTCAACGGCAAAGGGAGTTTTCTCCAGCCCACAATCTTTGACGGGGTTCATCCGGAGATGACCATCGCGCGAGAGGAGATTTTTGGCCCGGTACTCGCCACGCTCTCCTTTAAAGATGTCGACGATGGCTTGAGTCAGGCGAATGCGACCATGTACGGGCTGGCCGCCGCCGTATGGACGCGCGATATCAAGAAAGCCCATCGCGTGGCCCGGGAACTAAAGGCCGGAACTGTCTGGATCAATACTTATAATGTGTATGATCCGTCCATGCCTTTTGGAGGCTATAAACAGTCCGGATTTGGGCGCGAACTCGGTATGGGGGCACTCGATCTGTACACCCAGACGAAGAGCGTGTGGGTTGACTTAAATGAATGATGTGTTTTATCATATGTGGTTTTTGCAGGATGCCTTGCGCTCGCTGCCATTGCGACCTGCCTGAATGTAAGCTCTGACCTGACGGGCCCGACCAGTTGATGGAAGTCACCTGAAGTTTGACCCCAACGCTCTCGTTGCCTGAATTCGCCCTCTGCCCCATCCCGACCTAAAGGCAAAGCGAAGCTTAGATGACCCGGGATCCATGCTTCAGGGTCAGAAGCAATCCATATTGAGGAGATTCAATGAAGATTAGAACTATTGCTGGAATGTTTTTTGGAATGGCAGGACTTCTGGGCGCCTCCCTTCTTTTCGCGCAGGCTTCCAACGCCTCACGCGTCGGAGTGATCAACATGCAGACTGCGATTCTCGAGTCCATCGAGGGTAAGAAGGCTGCTGATACCTTGAAAACCAAATACGACGCCAAGACAGCTGAGCTCGAAAAGAAAAAGAAGGAAATCGAGGACTTGACGGCCGAGTTGAAGAAGCAGGAGAAGAACTTGAGCGAGGAGGCCCAGACGCAGAAATCGAAGCTCATCGACACGAAGCAGAAAGAGTTGACCCGCGCCGGCGAGGATGCGAGCAACGAGTTCAAGCAGCTCCAGGACGAGGCCATTAACACCATCGGCACCAAAATCATGAGGGTGATCCAGTCCTATGCCTCCGAACAGAATTACTCGCTTGTAATTGATAGTTCCTCCGCCCAGGGGGGCGTGCTCTACTTCAGCCCTACCACTGACATTACAACCGAGATCATCCGCCGATTTGATGCTCAGTCCGCATCAGCCGCTGCTCCCAAGCCAGCCGCCGCACCGGCAACACCGAAGAAGTAGGGCGCCCCGGATCCTGCAAGAGCCATACGGGACGAGGACGAATGATAACAACCCCTGACTCCCTTGATGAATCGAAGAGATCAGTGGGCCATTGAAAGGAATCAGGTCATAACTTTATGAACAATGGAATTCGAAAAGAGATCTCTCATTTTGCGCTGTTTTTGACTTTTGCGATGATCCTTGTCCTCTCAGTTCCGCTTTTGATGGCGGCCGGACAAGCCACGACCCCGGGGAAGCCCCCTGCCGAAACGCCGAAGAAGCCGGAAGCCAAGGATCCGTCCACTCCCCCCGCCGCTCCCGCGGCCTTGGATAAAGCGAATCAGCGACTTATTGACACGATCCAAAATGCGTTCTCAAGCAAGATACCACCCAATACGGATATCTCGGTTGTGGCACGATCAGCCTCCAAGGTAAGCGGGTTGGATTCCGTGACGCTTGAGTTCAAGAATGGCCCAAACTCGAACCGCCTCGAGATTCTGGCAACCCCCGACAACAAGTTTGCAATAGTCGGACAAATCCTTGACCTCTCAAAGGACCCCTTCGCTGAAAATATGGAAAAGATTAACACGGCAAACGCACCGGTGAGCGGCAATAAGAATGCCAAGGTGACGATCGTGGAGTATTCTGATTTTCAGTGTCCGTTCTGCAGCCAGGCCTATCGCACGGTCGAAAACGATGTCATGAAACAGTTCGGGGACAAGGTCAAGCTGGTTTACAAGAACCTTCCTCTTCCCTTTCATCCGTGGGCCGAGAATGCGGCGATCGCGGGTCTCTGCGCCAGCAGGCAGAACAATGACGCCTTCTGGGTGCTATACCGCAGTTTCTTCGAAAACCAGTCCGCCATTACGCCGGAGAACGTGAAAGCGAAGTCCCTTGAGTTCGTGGCCAAGACTCCAATCGATGCCAAGAAATTTGAAGAATGCTACGATAACAAACTGACGCTGCCTCAAGTCAAAGCGGACATGACCGAGGCGCAGTCGCTCGGTATCACCGGGACTCCCGGTTTTATCATTAACGGACATCAGCTTCCTGGGGCACAGCCTTTCAGCTCCTTCCAAAAAGTGATTGAGGAAGAGCTCAAAAAGAGCCCCAACTAGAACCTCGATCCATTCGCATCGTGGCCATACTGAAGCGGAACCCGGAAAACGGGGTTCCGCTTTTTTTGTCCCCCCCCAGGCTCATTCCCACATAAACTTCTATTCCGAAGTTAAACCCCTTCTCGAACCGCGCAGCACCTGAATTTTCAAATTTGAGATTGGGCGTCGATGCCAACCGGGTCTGCGGTGGGATCCTGTTGAGGAGGTCCAGGTGAACCTTAAAGCCATGAGCCCAAGCCTGATATCGTGCGTCCAGTAAAATGGAGGCGCGGTCTAAAAGTCCCTCCTTTATGGGAGCAGTTCGCCTGTAACCCGCCAGCCGTCAGTCGCGGAGTGGTGCTTTGAGTGAGATTTCACCTTTGGAACCGTGGTGAAGAATCAGTCGTAATCTTGACAAAGTCTCCTCCTGCCCTTACCATCGGGTCATAGCGAATGAGGCGACCGTGAATTTGAGACCCCACCCCTCCCAACCCGAACGACAGGCAGAACATGCAGTGAGGGTTTGTGTTCCACCGGGGTTTTTCGAACGTCTTACTTCGACGTGTGATTTTCGCGCCATCACACAACCCTTTTTCAGCCTCTATGACCTGCGGCCTCAATCCTCGGAGAGTGATCCGATCCTTTACTTCAAGATTCTTCTCCTCGAGTACATTCTCGAGGTCAGCAGCGACGCTTTTCGATCGGAGTTCACTTCACATTCTGGCTTGCGTGTCTTTCTGAACATCGATGACCGCACCATCCTGCCCGCACCCGGTGAAATTGTGTACTTCAGAAGGGCGTTAGGTTGGATGGCCTTTAAGAGCCTTCTGGAGAGAGTGATCCGGGAAGCAATTAAGAACGGGCTGTCGGAACGGGATTGCGCCATTTTGGAGAAGCGGTATAACAGACCCTTGGTGGAACTGGTAAAAGAACCCCCCCCCGAGGAATACGGCACAGCCATTATTTCGCCCTCGAACATCCCTGCGCCAAATGGTGTGGGATTGAATCCCTCGGATGAGGCTGAAGTTCCAATACCTCCTTTTTCGGAATTGAGCCTCTCCGAACTTTTTGAGCGAATCATCGTGCCCGACCCTCCTCCACCCATCCAGATGGTGAAAAATCCGGCGCATGCGGAGAGCACCCTACATGCAGCGGCACAGATGCTGTGGGGAGGCCAACCCGGAAACCGGGAACCGGCCAGCGATGCGGGAATTCCCCCGGCCAACTCCGGGGTTTCCACTAAGCAGGGAATGTCATCCTCAAGTCCGATCCAACAGGGTGATCAGGAGATTGATCCCCTTGGGATCGAATCTTTCCTGGACGGAACTCATCCGGTCTCCCCTGGAAAGGCAGCCCGATCATTGGGGACGTCAGGACGTCAAGAGAGCTATTCCCCTCCTCTCCGAACAAGTTTGGATGGGACTTCGTCGGCCCCACGTCGTGAACTCCCAAGATACGGAGCCTCCAGTTCTCGCCTCCAAGCTTTTTATGACCAAGCGCGGGCAAAAAAGGAGAGCCCCCGCGAAGGCCAAGGTTTATCGGACATGCAGTTACCGAGCCGCGCCGAAGGAAACGCAAAAGGGTCAGCAAGCAGGTTACAGCGGATTGAACCAATTATTGAAGAGCGGATGGAAGATCGAAGTGGGGATGCGCTGACCACTAGTGAAGCAGTTTCTCCCGTATCGCCCGTGCACCCAATGAAATCCTCTCAATCCCCTCCCGCTCCGAAAGAAGTCATCCGCTCGGAAAAACACCTTTCGCCTGCCCAAAAGGGGAAAGTTCCATTCTCGACCGTTACTCCATCTTCAAGACTCAGTTCGCTGCTTTCCGCGGAATTTCTTTCAAGGAGTCTGTACATTGCCGTCCCGATTTTGGTGTTGCTGGCTGTCTATTTGTTGATTGGGATCTTAAAAAATGTCCAGCCGGGACCTGCAACCGTCGAATCCGCTCAACCTGCATCCGTACTCTCACCGCACCCGATATCGACGCAAGCGTCCGGAGGCTCAGGTCCCCTTTCCTCCGCACAACCTGAGCAATCATCCAATTCTCTCCGAGGAAACGCAAAGGCCTCTCCCGAGGCACCGCGACCAGGAGGAGTCGCAGTGGGGTCGACCATCAAGGTACCTGAAGGGCATCGGTCGGCTCAAGCCGGGGATGGGGTGTCAGAGGAACCGAAGAAGTTGACATTGATCCGTCATTTGAGGGTGGAACATGGGCTGGACTTCAGCCCCAGCCTTTACAGATACCGGGAATTGAAGGATATCGACGATCGATTGGAGGAAACGCTTAAGAAGGCCGCAAACCGCTGAGGTGGTCTTTCCATTATCTCGTTCGGAATGATTGATCCCCTTTCCCCCCGAACCCAACGTCGGGTTCAACCTGAAATTCAAAATCAAAGCAAAAAGGCACATCAGGACCTAAGCGACAGGGAGCTTCCTGAAGCCTTCTTTAAGGAATCGACCTCACACATTTACCAAGGCGTGTTGACCTTCATGAACGGACCTGAATTCACGATGTCATCGGGGGCTGCATCTGAGCGCGCCGGCCCAAATCCTCACCGATCCCACTTCATGCGCCTTCTGTGGGATCTCCTTGAGTTAATGCACCCTCCACTATCTCGACCACATCGAGCATCCGCACAGTTTCCTCAGCGTTCTTTGCTTTCAGGCCGTCACTGAGCATAATCATGCAAAACGGGCACGAGACTGCGACGGCGTCCGGGCGGGTTTCCAGGGCTTGATCCACCCGCAGATGGCTCACCCGCTTGTCCTGGGGCTCCTCCATCCACATCCATCCTCCCCCGCCGCCGCAACACATTCCCGTGTGTTTGTGCCGTTCCATTTCCTGCAGCTTTGTTCCCGGGACTTGAGCAAGGATCTCCCGGGGTGTGTCGTAGATCTCATTGTAGCGACCGTAATAGCAGGAATCATGATAGGTCACGCGCAGGGGTTGCGTAACCGTTTCCCGGAGTTGCAGCTTCCCCTTTTTGATGAGTTCAGAGATCAATTCGGCCGCATGGACCACCTCATAGTGTCCGCCAAATTGAGGATATTCGTTCTTAAAGGTATTAAAGCAATGCGGACAGTTGACGATGATCTTCTTCACGCCATACTTATTGAAGATCCCGATAGCGTGTTCCACCATATTCTGAAACAGGTATTCGTTTCCCAGCCGTCTTGCAGTCTCGCCATTGCAGGGTTCCTCGGCGCCCAGGATGGCAAACCGGACTCCGGCCTTCTTCAAAATCCTGGTGAACGCGATGGTGACCTTCTTGTTTCGATCATCAAACGCCCCGGCACATCCCACAAAGTAGAGGTATTCTGCCTCGGGATGCTGTGCAATAAGGGGGACATCCAAACCCTCCGCCCAGTCCGCCCGTTTATGCGAGCCTAGACCCCAGGGATTGCTGTGGGTCTCCATCCCGTTAAAGGTCCGGATGATCTCCGGCGGGAATCGGGCTTCATCCTGGACGAGGTGGCGGCGCATGTCCACGATCTTGTCCACGTACTCGATGAGCACCGGGCAGGCTTCCTCGCAAGCGCGGCAGGTCGTGCAGGCCCAGAGCACCTCGTCGTGGATTAACTTCTCGCCGACGATGTTCTCCCCGACAGCTGCCTCCGTCGCCGCCCGTTTCTTTCCAATCATCTCGTGCTGATTCTCGTAAAGGTAATCTCGCAGGTCGAGAAGGAGCTGCCGAGGGGCCAACGCCTTCCCACTCATCGTGGCGGGGCAGTGCGATGTGCAGCGGCCGCACTCCGTACAGCTGAACATGTCGAGGTCCTGCTTCCAGGTAAACTGGTCAATCCGAGAGGTGCCGAATGCTTCAGAGTTCTCCAGGTCCATCTTGCTCAACGCCCCGGCGGGCTCGAGCTTGCGGAAAAACACATTCGGGATCGAAGTAACGATATGGAAATGCTTGGAGCGAGGCAGAAGATTCAGAAAAACGAGGACGACGAGGTTGTGCGCCCACCACGCCCCTTCGCTGATCACCCTCGCCCAATGCAAACCCAAAGGCGCCAAAACGTACGTGCTGACCATCGCGCTGACCGGTTCCCATCGCCGTTCGGCCTCCACCCAGCGGTCGCCCGCGAGATACAAGAGGCGGCCGCCGTCATATAACAGGCCCCCCGCCATGATGACGAAGATGAAAAGCAGAATCAGCGGGCCTTCCCAGTGTGATTGGCCCGCCAGACGTGATTCCGCAGGCTGGAACCCCTGAAGACGGCGCGGATGG includes:
- a CDS encoding (Fe-S)-binding protein, which gives rise to MTALIFAVVVVIAVGYFLRTVYYRIRLLMAARPSDRLDQPGRRIKAVLLYAFGQKKFLVGEQPAGWMHFFIFWGFVILGVQILTMFGRAFSPHFFIPGFSPSGMGGPFLFIRDIMELVVIVAVLVGLYRWEISHPRRLQGFQPAESRLAGQSHWEGPLILLFIFVIMAGGLLYDGGRLLYLAGDRWVEAERRWEPVSAMVSTYVLAPLGLHWARVISEGAWWAHNLVVLVFLNLLPRSKHFHIVTSIPNVFFRKLEPAGALSKMDLENSEAFGTSRIDQFTWKQDLDMFSCTECGRCTSHCPATMSGKALAPRQLLLDLRDYLYENQHEMIGKKRAATEAAVGENIVGEKLIHDEVLWACTTCRACEEACPVLIEYVDKIVDMRRHLVQDEARFPPEIIRTFNGMETHSNPWGLGSHKRADWAEGLDVPLIAQHPEAEYLYFVGCAGAFDDRNKKVTIAFTRILKKAGVRFAILGAEEPCNGETARRLGNEYLFQNMVEHAIGIFNKYGVKKIIVNCPHCFNTFKNEYPQFGGHYEVVHAAELISELIKKGKLQLRETVTQPLRVTYHDSCYYGRYNEIYDTPREILAQVPGTKLQEMERHKHTGMCCGGGGGWMWMEEPQDKRVSHLRVDQALETRPDAVAVSCPFCMIMLSDGLKAKNAEETVRMLDVVEIVEGALTQGDPTEGA
- a CDS encoding thioredoxin domain-containing protein; protein product: MNNGIRKEISHFALFLTFAMILVLSVPLLMAAGQATTPGKPPAETPKKPEAKDPSTPPAAPAALDKANQRLIDTIQNAFSSKIPPNTDISVVARSASKVSGLDSVTLEFKNGPNSNRLEILATPDNKFAIVGQILDLSKDPFAENMEKINTANAPVSGNKNAKVTIVEYSDFQCPFCSQAYRTVENDVMKQFGDKVKLVYKNLPLPFHPWAENAAIAGLCASRQNNDAFWVLYRSFFENQSAITPENVKAKSLEFVAKTPIDAKKFEECYDNKLTLPQVKADMTEAQSLGITGTPGFIINGHQLPGAQPFSSFQKVIEEELKKSPN